The sequence CAGCGCCTGCGCGTCCGCCTGGAGCAACGCCACGCCGCTTCGGCGCGCCCGCGCCCGCACCAGCGCCTCCAGGTCCACGTCCACCGCCGTCACCGACGCCACCGTGTCCGGATAGGCCTGCAGCGCCAGGCCCGTGCCCGCGCCCACCTCCAGCACCTTGCCGGAAAGCCCCTCCACCAGTTGCCGCCGGGCGGCGTTCAACCCCGCCCAGCCCAGCGGCGCCATCAGCGCGTCGTACGCCAGTGCCCTCACGTGAAAACCCCCCAGCTTCAAGACGTGGACGCTGCTACCGCGCCGTCTCCACCCGGCCCTGCGGCGCGGACGGCTTCTGCGACGACGCGCTCGGCGCCTGCTTGCGCAAGAGGCCCCACAGTCCGTACAGCACCAGCCCCAGGCTGCCGTACTGCGCGGGCGTCAGGCCGAAGTAGCGCGCGTCCACGTACGACAGGTCCGTGGCCCGCAGGAAGTCCAGGCAGAAGCGCGACGTCGCGTACAGCAGCGCCAGCAGCGGCAGGAGCCGCCCCTTCATCTTCGGCATGTCGCGCACCGCGTACAGCAGGCCCGTGAGCGCGAAGAGCACGATGGCGTCGTAGAAGCCCAGGTCGTGCCGGTTGCCGTTGGGGAACTGCACCGCCAGGAAGAAGTCCGTCAGCTTGCCCGGGTGGTCGTGCACCGCGAAGCACCCCAGCCGCGCCACCGCCCAGCCCGGCGCCACGCCCAGGGCGAAGCTGTCCGCGTAGTCGTTGA comes from Corallococcus macrosporus and encodes:
- a CDS encoding prolipoprotein diacylglyceryl transferase, which gives rise to MIPYWHAPSFKLGPLELNPFNVFVAAGILLAARLLTKQAEREGLDPNPLADFAMWGVAAGMLFGHWVHLFFYHPEELSKSPFQIFRFWDGLSSFGGLLGGIVAAVVFFRVKKLRFNDYADSFALGVAPGWAVARLGCFAVHDHPGKLTDFFLAVQFPNGNRHDLGFYDAIVLFALTGLLYAVRDMPKMKGRLLPLLALLYATSRFCLDFLRATDLSYVDARYFGLTPAQYGSLGLVLYGLWGLLRKQAPSASSQKPSAPQGRVETAR